A window of the Brassica napus cultivar Da-Ae chromosome C5, Da-Ae, whole genome shotgun sequence genome harbors these coding sequences:
- the LOC106384684 gene encoding uncharacterized protein LOC106384684, with product MTRRYSATEKAKWASEPAAPRRRTPVQIPDPSVPRRRAPIQIPDTDNSALIEQNKFTLIGRVSNPTAQNTRALFEFFLQHWQVSGSITGRALGPHLFQFRFESEKDLLSILNRAPYHFKQWMILPNVGNQQSQRLSPP from the coding sequence ATGACTAGAAGGTACTCAGCGACAGAGAAAGCCAAATGGGCCTCTGAACCTGCTGCTCCTCGTCGTAGGACTCCGGTTCAGATCCCCGACCCCTCGGTTCCCCGTCGCAGGGCTCCGATACAGATCCCAGACACTGACAACTCTGCCCTCATTGAACAGAACAAGTTCACTCTTATCGGTAGAGTCTCTAACCCTACTGCTCAAAACACCAGAGCTCTGTTTGAATTTTTTCTGCAGCATTGGCAAGTCTCGGGTTCCATCACAGGAAGGGCTTTAGGTCCCCACCTCTTTCAGTTCAGATTCGAGTCTGAAAAGGACCTACTTAGCATTCTGAACAGAGCGCCATACCATTTTAAGCAGTGGATGATCTTGCCCAACGTTGGGAACCAACAGTCTCAGAGACTTTCCCCTCCTTGA